In the genome of Ziziphus jujuba cultivar Dongzao chromosome 10, ASM3175591v1, the window GAAACTTGCCGTCCACCGACAACGTCACCTGGTCACCCCCAATTCCATTTTTCACCCATTCTTTACACGTCCATTTGGAGAAAATCTTCAGTACTAGCTCATCTGGTACCACTTTCAATGTATTGCTAACACGTATTAAAAAAAAGCTCCgtcattatttttcattttctatatattaattttccatttttcatatatagaatttattatttatattatgtttagaatattttaaatttgtattatatatttttagaccGGTAAGTTTAAAACCGATTAATCAATCTAAACCAAActgatcataaatggtttgattTCGTTTGGATTTAAAGCTTtaatggtttggattggatttttaattaGGTAAATCGAAaaatatggattggattgtagtTTGGttcaaaaccgaaccaacccaatccatgtCCATCCCAAGCAGCAATTGACCTTGATTTGAAGAAATTTGACTCAGCATTGCTATTGCTTCCTTATGTATTTTATTGCGTTGTTTCGCTTTCCCCAACGTTGCGCACATGTTAAAAATGTGAGTAGCCTCGAAAGCCACATGTCCAATGATATGCaatgataaaataaacaaataaaagataaattaaaaaaaaatgagatgaAAATACTAACTTGTGGATGTATGAAAGGCTCTTGGTTGTTGATCTGATCAATGATTCTTTGAAATAAACTAATGCCCTATTTTGGAAATGTCAAAgctaaaaggaaaattaattttcGAAATTTAGTTTTATGGGATTTGGTTtcttgagaattaatttttctcttaataTATTTGATGAGTAATAGGAAATTTGggatttgtaaataattaaatttaatattgtttaataaaCTAAaggtaaatatgtattttaaaaaaatttaaaattattttctatggAATTTTCAAATAACACATTTATAAGTGGGAATAATttttccacatattttcctATATTTGTGGAAATCTAATTTTCTAGATCCACACGTTTCTACCACgcaataaatatccaaacaaaaaaaaaagtcattacttttccaaaaaaacTAGATTCCCATTAACTTTACCACTAACCAAACATGCCGTAAGTCTTCGGTTTGCGACTTTGATGGGATTTCCAAAAGGATTTGGATCCGTAATAGTGCTTTGACTCATTGTTTGATTCTAAGAGGCTGTAAAATAcacgaataaaataaaatataaaaaattagtcAATTTCTAGAGCACCCCACCATATATTACAATGCGATAGAAAATTGATAACATGCTTAaacgtcaaaaaaaaaaaaaatttattagacaaCATGGAAAGTGCATGATTATAGGTAAATGACATGGGTAAGAATAAAAGATTTCAGTACACAGGGCATACAAGAACCAGTCAAAGATTTAAAAAGCCCAGTTTATAACTAAACACAACTAAGAAACTATGTAATACTGCATAAGAATCAATACGataatttcagccaaaaaaaaagaatcaataggataaaaaaaaaaaaaaaaaaaaaaactcaattgtCAATTCAAAATAGGCAATTATAGTATTTGGAAAAACAATCCAAAAGAAAACTAACAAcataatagaataaataaaaaatccattataaatttttccATGAAATTATTCAttcttgaaaattaattaattgaacatttATTCCTGTATTTACTTGATTGCTTAGTGCACAACTTATATAGCTAACTTGATTTGttataatatgaataaaatacaaataaataccTGCGaggaattaatttgtaattgctGAATTAAGATATAACAAGATATTGTTGTTgacatttttttctaatttctatCTGTCTAAATTAGTAGATTTGTTTCTaactaagaaaacaaagaaaattaagcTTTTTACAATATCTTAATTGTTTCTGTTTTGATAATTAACATAACAGTTCCAACTCAATCTCAAACCTGATCATTTTGTGTGAGTAATATTTGATGCTGTAATTGATCCATCACAGTTTCATTCAGCAGCAACAATGATGCAATTTGTTGTGCAGCTTCCATCCTTGCATTATCATATTCCCTGAGAATTTGTTGCAAGTAGATAGAAACTTCATTTCTAATTTGAAATACCTGtgacaacaaattaaaaaatatatatataaaataaagtaataaaataaagtaaaaaaatgaaataaaaatataaataacatttttactAATCGGTTCGAACAAGTTCGGTTGTGTAGCAACAATCACATTCAAAATCTGATATATTCTTTGTAGTACATGATCATGAGTTACAGCAATTCGATCATAATTTGCTTCCCACGAAATCACCTCATGCTGTCTAAGTGCCCAGTCAAGTTCTTCAGGCTCTAGCCCGGCCAAGGGCCTAGCCCCTGGCTCAGCTCCTTAAACAACTCCTGGCCCATCTACTGGTTGGATCAGAGGTAGCCCACCCAAAATTTGCAGCAATTGACCTTGATTTGAAGAAATTTGACTTAGTATTGTTATTGCTTCCTAATTATGAATGTCAATGGGACGAGACGGGGtcggtttttaaaattccatcccCATCTCCGTGGGAAATTTTTCTATTCCGTTTCTtggttttttccatttctttagaGGCAAGGCAGGAACGGGGATTTCTCAATCGGGGATGGAGCGAGACAgttttctcctttctttttttataattcatataatttttttgagaaatttatataaaaaaaatttcttttatgaataaaatataaataaagtgactaaaatgcaacaaaaatacaataaaatatattaaggtGAAGTCGGCGACTAAAGTTGAAGGCTTAGTGTTAGAGCttgtaagaaaaaaagaaaatgatgttttaaataaatgaaattataaaaataaaaatatatatttacctaaCTGGGGTGTTTATTTCTCGACCCTGGTCAGTCCCCGAATTAGGTTTTAAACCTTTACCCCAAGCCCGCTCTGCAAACACCCTGATTCAGAAGGTGCACCATGGTTATAGGTCATTCAGAGCAAATTTTCATTCCTAttctaaatgtattttattgttttgtttcgcTTTCCCCAACGTCGTGCACATGTTAAAAATGTGAGTAGCCTGAAAGCCGAATGCTCAATGATATGCAacgataaaataaacaaataaaaaataaatacaaaaaaggaaattaaatgagaagaaaatattaaCTTGTGGATGTATGAGAGGCTCTTGCTCGTTGAACAGTTCAATGATTCTTTGAAATAAGCTAAGTCCTCGGTTTCGACTTTGACGGGATTTCCAAAAGGGTTTGGACCCGTAATAGTGCTTTGACTCATTGTTTAATTCTAAAGGACTGTAAAATACATGAAATCGAATAGGTAACAATCTCTCTCCCCTCTAGATTGGTGTTATCGGAGGCTCACAATGtgatttatttttagggtttagggttttattggGCAATTGGCAACATGAGTCCCTAAACTATATCGATATTTGTACTTCAATCTTTGAActtattttttttgacatttcagtccctaaactttattttaatgcaatttaatactacaattattttaggtttaatttttaacaattttaaaataggaCACTAAGTTTATATGTTCTATGTAATCAAGCTTGTGAatacattaataattaaaattatgatttttgtgGCTATATAAGAgaggcaaataataataataggatgGAAAACCATTTGTCAATTCGGTGTACTTAATTCTACTAGCAGTCTTTGGAAAAACAATCCAAAAGAaaactaacataaaaaaataaaataaaataagagaggcaaaagaaaataaataaacgtcAAGCTTATAGGAACAGAAAATCAAATAGGCAATGGTCTTTCTCCCCTCTAGCCTTGTGTTATCGGAGGCTCTCTTCAAGCTTGGTGTTATCGGAGGCTCACAATGtgatttatttttagggtttagggcAATTGGCAATGTGAGTTCCTAAACTATATCTATATTTGTACTTCGAtccttaaacttatttttttgacaCTTCAGTCCCTAAACTTCATTTTAATGCAATTTAATActacaattattttttactctaatttttaacaattttaaaataggaCACTAAGTATATATGTTCTATGTAATCAAGCTTTTGAatacattaataattaaaattatgatttgtGTGGCTATATAAGAGAGGcgaataataaaattaggatgAAAAACACATTTGTCAATCCGGTGTACTTAATGCTACTAATAGTCTTTGAAAAAACAATTCAtaagaaaaactgaaaaaaattaataataataataaaaagagtggttctttttacaattctaaATGACTCTTTACAATTCCATTATTTATACACTACTacttaaatgtataaaaaatataaaattacttaatataatattatttattcctAATATATCCTTAATTCATACCATCCCAAAATTACATatcttttacaaataattttttttttcacaattctaaaataattatatacagtccctttaaaattaatttcattaaaatactttttttttcttctttctcgttTGAATTAgggttgattttcatttttgaacattttcaaaattataacttattattttggagCGTTCAGTCataaattatcattttgtttAGTTGTATACTTTTGAAAATGCAATTCCACATTGATACATTTTAGATGTTCGGTCATTTTTAccgtattaaaatattcatttgtATGCCTTTGaacatcttcaaaattataacttattattttgaagCTTTCGATCATAAACTTCTGTATGCATTTTAGATGTTCGGTTGTGAACTTCTGAACATTATCCTATGGTTTAGCTGTATACTTCTGAACATACAATTCTACATGGGTACATTTTTCAATGTTCAATCGTAAACTTTTGTATACcattaaaaaatttgtatgTATACTTTTGAACATGTTAAAATTGTTCGATTGTAAATGTTCAATCAAAATTTAGAGATATTAAATgtactaaatttatttagagATAAGAATGCAAAACTATAATGGACCTGCTTTATATcaatcaccaaaaataaaagtacaaaaagATTATTTTAAGATTGCATTTAATGTCATAATCGCaaattaatttgttcaaaactaTAGACTGTCTAAATCTATTGTCTCATGAGTAGCTACATCATCTGAAATTAAGTCCTTGAAAGCTTTTATTTGGCGAGCATATGGTGTTTCCTATCCTTAGCACATATTGGACGATGTTTAAACCATTTATCAACAACTGGCAGCATTGGACATCCTGGTACCATAAACAatgataacaacaacaacaacaaaggtaacaaaaatatagtcaacataaatattaatataatccaaCACTTCCATTATCTATATCTTTTTTCATCCTGCATATTTTTTACATTCAATTAGATATAAACCaccaatgattaaaaaaaaaaaaaagagcatgttTCATAGCATAAGGTATttaatatctgtatatatatatatataatactcgACAGATAAAAGCTGAACatcttaataatattcagatgGATGCttctgaataattaaaaaatgttcggttttaaacttccaaataaaagatgaattttGACATACCAGAATCAAATATAAGCCGACCTTGTCATTGGTAcatgatagaaaaaataatccaAACTAAAGCAATCatcacaaaatgaaaaaaagaagaagaagaaaaagctaaatatattttactgtttCATATTTTTGGGCTTCcataatttgtaaataattattgtatttgtaaTCCTAATTTTTAGTAGAGTATAAGTTAGATGGATATATGtaacatattatttgataagaaaaatgagattgcataaataaattattttaaaaaatttaattaataaatgtacttaatagtaattttaaatagggatagaaatataaattaataatgagacTGTATAGGATTCAAACGGCAATGCAACTAGAAattctctaataaaaaataaaagaggcataagaaaacaaataaatgtcaAGCTTATAGGAACAGGAAATCAAATAAGCAACGGTCTCTCTCCCCTCTAGCCTGGTGTTATCGGAGGCTCATAGTGTGacttatttttagggtttagggttttattggGCAATTGGCAATGTGAGTCCCTAAACTATATCTATATTTGTACTTCAATCCTTGAACTTAGTTTTTTGACACTTCGGTCTCTAAACTTCATTTTAatactataattatttttagtctaatttttaacaattttaaaataggaTACTAAGTTTATATGTTCTATGTAATCAAGCTTAATTTTGAatacattaataattaaaattatgatttgtGTGGCTATataattgctaatttattttctttgttaataaaaataaattgacatGTAAAGAGAGTGTTAAGCattagatttattattatttttttttgggtaaaaaaatatAGCAAGGTTCTTTTATCTGGGAGGGATATTGCTTTATAATAAAAGATTGATTGACAATGTATACATAGTTGTTTATTAACcccaaaaaacaatatttatatatataataattttctgATGTAGAAATCTAGAATAAATTTTCATTcgaacaatatttttcttgtttacgatatgtatgtattttgttTATGGACTGTCGGAacaaaaattatccaaaattcccacactaaagaaaaattatatatatatatatatatatatatatatatatggttttcatgCATGCAGAATTTTTGTTTGTTGAAGGATCAGATAACTTGGCTGCGATCAGCGAGGTAGATTTTCACCCTTGTGAGACCAGCAATCCCATATTTGTACGGACACAAATTCTTATTAGAACGAGAAAAAAAGTGATTTCATCAGGCATGACAAAAAGTAGCTATTCATATGGAATAGCTACCATTTTTACattataaaaggaaaggattttctgtttcattttttctatCTCTATTTATGTCTAATGATATTATATCTATCCCCcagtgttttttgttttctttttgggtaaaCTATTTATCTACCTTATAATCGCATAGACAGATATTCCTTGGTTATAATTACATATATGAATCAAAATTAAGAACGTAGAACTGCTTATGCAATATATTTTCTGGTACAATAACAATCTTGTCTTAGGTATATCCTTTGCCGTTTACTTGATACAAAAGGtttgaattttgaataaaaaaaggtATAAAAACTGTAGAATTaacaattatgaaaataaaaaaagaaacagagaacGAATAATATATGTGTGATACATTAGCTTGACCAAAAATACttccaaaaagataaaaaattaaaagcaatttTATTGGTGATCGGTATACTAAATAAAGTATCCTAAAGACTTATTTAACAAACCAGTTTTGTAAGAGAAACGCTTCATTCGCGACTTATTCTCTtgcaacaaaataacaaaagattAAACTACCATTTTgtataaaaacctaaaaaaaacctaaaagatGCTTAAATTAAACATTATGTTAAAATgctaacaaaaatttaatcagTCGGAGGATGGTTGCCACTCGAGTGTTTTTCCGGCAAACATGGGAATAATGTCCCCAAAAGAATAAGAGAAAGTCTCTGGAACCTTCCATGGAGtcttcttcaattttatttttgaagtgtttcTGGGAAGGCTATAAAAGTCTGGTCCATTGAAGCTTGTAAATGCCTCTAACTTGTCAAGAACACCAGcctaaaatagcaaaatttttcctcaataaactaaaatactatggaaagtaaagaaaaatttgTGCAAAGAAAAAcctaaaatcaacaataaaaaaacaaataacaaaatattaccTCTTCAAAGACCTTTGCATATAATGACAACGCAACAGGAGCATTGAATATACCAGCACAACCGCAAGCACATTCTTTGTTTTGTCTCTCATGAGGAGCACTATCAGTTCCGAGGAAAAACTGTTTACTTCCGCTGGTTACGGCTGATACAATCGCCTGTCCTAGACGAATAACAATAAAATGAGCCCGTGAAATGAAAAGCAAAGAAACAAAAGTCAATATAACTGTTCATGATAGATTTGACTCATGTTAATAACCCAAAAtactttcaaaatatttattcattatttacaTATTGAAGCAAGTCTGTTtaacaaaattcaatgaaaaatcTGCGCTTATTACTCAAAACACATTGAAGGACAGATATTTCAGAAGATCCATTTTTAACCAAAAGAATAACCAAGTCAAAAACTCCAATGTTACAAAAGGAGTTTTTGCACTGTCATTTAGTCTGCATATTTTTCACTAATGTTAAATGAAACTTACTATGGATCTCTCTTTTTAGTATAGGGAGGCAGTAATTATGAGGCTGCAATCCTCCTTGGAAGATTGCATTTCTATTAAGCAGTAGATGCTGTGGTGTTACTGTTGCAGCTACAAACCCTAACAAATAAAGTTCAATGAGATTGAGATATGTACATTTAGAATGGGATACTAAAGACAAACCAGTTGAATATCCTTTCCTTAGAAAAAGCAATATATACtatgatgaaaaacaaatattttaagtgatcAAACATACCTTCTTTGCATGACTGAACAAACCTCACAGCATCCATAGTAGTGATATGTTCCATCACAACTTTCAACTTTGGAAGCCTCTGGACTAAAGGTATCAAAACAGTGTCAATGAAAACCTTTTCACGATCAAACACATCAATCTCAGGGTTTGTAGCCTCCCCATGAAcctgaaataaaataaaacatcataTGACACACTGAATATAGAGTGGTCACTTCTCGAAAAGACTCACACCACACCTGATAAGCTAAACAACATGTTGCAAggacaacaaaattaaatttataatctatttTAGGTTCATAATTCTTAAGCAAACAGTTGTAGATCATATCAGTTTAGAAGTGGCATATTATTAAGTTAAGATGCTGTGATAATGTAACTTTATGCAAAAAGGTATATTACTTTCTCAAGATCAATGATGTGACCAGACTTGTAATAACATAGGCAAGAGAAAATTGCTTTGACAAATTTTCATTCATATGCAAAATTACCATTTGGAAGAAAGAATATCCtggaaatataatattagatgTGATAACGTTCTCTAAACACCCTTAAAAGCAAGAAAGAGGGTGTAAAAAAAAACTCCATAATATGCACGAGAAGCAATTTGGCAGATAGTTTTAGAGAGTGAAATCACCAGCAAAGGCATATTCTGCTCAATCATTTCCTCAAGGACAGGTAGACATTTCCCAAAAAGATCTGTAACCCCATCTTGAGAATTTGTTGTCGCACCAGCAGGGTACAACTTCACGGCAAATACAACCCCACTTTTCCCTGTTAATGCAACCAGTAATTTTATAGAaactattatataaaaatcaCAAGATGAAGATAATAGGATTTAGACTGCAATAAAAACTAGAAAAATAACATGTGTatgatgtaaataaaaaataccaagAACAAGCTTGCATAAACCTAACTGTATGAAGGAGTGACATTAAGCTCTTAAGCGAGAAAATGTTATTCAATAGTCACAAAAGTTAGATCGGTACAATATTGGTCTCCATCCACCTAAAGAAAATGTCAAATATTAAGTTTGTCATATGTTAATTTTGTGCTTTAAAAGAAAACAGAGGGGCAGAAAGGAGAAGTAAACTTTTATAGTCCAGTTACACATGCTTTTGTAAATAAGAAACTGAAAAAAACAGACAAGAAAAGATACCAATAGTTTTCCAAATGTCAATCACACAAAATGACTatcataaattgaaatataggCCAAATATTGCAAGATCAATGTTGGACTTACTTGCAAGCTTGATCTCATTAGGAGTAGTTGTATCTGTCAAATATAGTGTCATAAGAGGAGTGAAGTCACTACCAGAAGGCAGTGCTTTCAAAATGGATTCTCGATAGGCCACAGCTGCAGCTGTGGTTCTGATGGGAGGTTTCAGATTTGGCATAACTATTCCCCTTCCAAAGTAACTTGCACTGCAGATAGAATTGACAACAGGTAGAAGACAAATGGTAATAATTGGGAATGCAAAAACTGTACAGTGTATTAGAAAGTATGCATGCACCCACCATCATGAGACCTAATTCAATAGGAAGATAGTTCTTAATGTAGGACAACTAGCATACAATTCATGCAGGACAACTAGGTCCTTGTTAGACATTTGAACTTATCATAATCATATCCTATTTTTGCACATTTCAATAAATCCCTCATCGACGAAGTTCTTATTTCCTACCAAATCCCAAATAACTTTGGGGTTAAGCATGTTTTCCCTTTACATTCTTGCGACCTTAATTAAGAATGTTATTCAAATAAGCCATGATATTTGTCAAAGTAATTTACCTGTGAGGGATTACAGCTTCAAGAAGGCCACCATCGCGAAGGTGAAGATGCCAATCATCTGGTCGTGTTATAGTGAGCTCCATCTTTGTTCCTTTGTGTCTTAACTGTTTAGGCCCTTCAAACTTTGCAGATGGAAATTTCAATGCCTATATCACACCAAATTCTTATTAAATAAGGAGGTAGGTTTGGGAAGATGCCAAGTACATAGAAGGAATCAACTATGAATGTCCAAagtagaaagaagaaaaattaacgATACTCCTGATCATTTGAACATATACAACAGATCCTGTCCATACGGAAACGCCTGTTGTCTAAACCCAGTTAAATAATGTAAACTAAATCAAGCATGCTTAAAGCCCTGTGGAATACGAGTTTGACAAAGAGTTGGCAAAAATGAAATCATAAGCAGTGTACAAGTGCCTTCAATACGAGTCTTctcctttcttctttcttcattttctttttcttcttttcttttcctctttgcaaacaattttcaaattctacAACAAAGCACTTTCAAATTACAGAAATTACCATGGATAAAGAAATTCACTTTGTTTTTATATACCAAACATTACATGAATTTATACCACTTTGTTACCTCTTGGTGATTGGATTTGCCGTGTATTATATACTTATCAatataagatattaaaaaaaataataataaggattaTTATCATCTCATGATATACAAAATTCAAATCATTACactaaaaattcataattagatACCTAGGTACACACTTAGAAGGGGATATAAAAAATGCATATTAAAACCAGtaaatttacaaaacaaaaataaataaataaataatgcatGCCTTGCAAGGTTTGACTGAAGTCGTTATCATTCCAATTCCCAGAAGATAGTGTAAAGCGTCTTTTGAATTTGAACACCTCCTCTTTGGAGAAAATAACATATCAACAAAAGATGAAGCTCCCAAATCCTAAAATAGTTAAACTATACATAAGTGTATGTAGTAAATATAATCCTGTTAATTATGCACATGCAGtccatcaaaagaaaaaaaaataaaaataaaaattatatatatgcaacaaattttAGGCAATTATTCAAACAGTTTGTGTGAGCCATCAAGGCTTGTTTCTCAACCATCATGATAAGAGATCACAGTTCATATCTAACAAATAAGCACAAACACCTtgaaaagggaaagggaaaaatGATCATATTTTTCCTTTGACCATTACCAGttacaaaaatttggaaaagggACAAATTCTAACACAAAAGAAATTCTCCCTTAAATTGCAATTCTGGAGAACAAGAGTCAAGTCCTATCTCAATGTGACTAGTGATGTTATACTGATATACTCAGCATCGCACCACACATTTACACTCCATGCTTTTATCAGTTAACCAAGACAACAAAATGGCTAAGACTATATgcaaactaaatatataaatagctGTTGCTAGATAGTCACATGATAATAAACTTGAACACATAATCAACTAAATGTACATCCAGAAAATGAATTAAAAGTAACCATCCAaacgaaaaatataataaaataaaatcccatCAAGAatggataaaaataaaacaaaattagtgGAGGGGGGTAAAAAATGACTCTGAATGGAGCACCGATATAGTGAGCTCAAAAGAGGTTAACATCCAAGAAAGAGAATTTATCCAACAGAGAGCGAAATAACAGAGGAAAAGAAGTTAAAGAGAACTACAATTGTACATCCAAAACTGTTCTAAGTAAAACAGTAATAACAAAGTAATACTAGTCATGATTCAAACATTGAGAAGAAATTAAGGCTTACCTGAAATGGGAAAACTTTCAGATGCTAAGAAAATCCACAAATAAAAAGCGCAATCAAGCAAGCATGATAGCTAGGGCTTTCTGGTAAATTTTCTTCATTCCTGCCACGtggaaaaatccttttcaacGTCAGAAAATTAAccacaaaaaaaccaaaaaagaaagtttaaagaaaaaattcgacaaaaagtaatttaatccattttttaaaaataaataaataaaataattaatctaatgTAAACTGTAAAGTGGTGGTCGCTGGCGATGGAAAGAGGACAGAAAGTGAGGCAAAGTATAGAGAGAAAGacaaaaaaggagagagaagagaaaaagagcTTACAATATCTCAGATTGCCAGCGTAATGGTGACCAGCGGTTTCTGGTTGCAGCGACGGGCGGGTTTTTTGGGACGGTGGAGAGGGAAGAGAATAGGGATACAAGGAGGGGAAGAGAATAAATTCCAAAAAGTTCAAAGGGCAAAAGAGGAA includes:
- the LOC107410538 gene encoding dihydroorotase, mitochondrial isoform X1, which codes for MLFSPKRRCSNSKDALHYLLGIGMITTSVKPCKALKFPSAKFEGPKQLRHKGTKMELTITRPDDWHLHLRDGGLLEAVIPHSASYFGRGIVMPNLKPPIRTTAAAVAYRESILKALPSGSDFTPLMTLYLTDTTTPNEIKLARKSGVVFAVKLYPAGATTNSQDGVTDLFGKCLPVLEEMIEQNMPLLVHGEATNPEIDVFDREKVFIDTVLIPLVQRLPKLKVVMEHITTMDAVRFVQSCKEGFVAATVTPQHLLLNRNAIFQGGLQPHNYCLPILKREIHRQAIVSAVTSGSKQFFLGTDSAPHERQNKECACGCAGIFNAPVALSLYAKVFEEAGVLDKLEAFTSFNGPDFYSLPRNTSKIKLKKTPWKVPETFSYSFGDIIPMFAGKTLEWQPSSD
- the LOC107410538 gene encoding dihydroorotase, mitochondrial isoform X2 → MELTITRPDDWHLHLRDGGLLEAVIPHSASYFGRGIVMPNLKPPIRTTAAAVAYRESILKALPSGSDFTPLMTLYLTDTTTPNEIKLARKSGVVFAVKLYPAGATTNSQDGVTDLFGKCLPVLEEMIEQNMPLLVHGEATNPEIDVFDREKVFIDTVLIPLVQRLPKLKVVMEHITTMDAVRFVQSCKEGFVAATVTPQHLLLNRNAIFQGGLQPHNYCLPILKREIHRQAIVSAVTSGSKQFFLGTDSAPHERQNKECACGCAGIFNAPVALSLYAKVFEEAGVLDKLEAFTSFNGPDFYSLPRNTSKIKLKKTPWKVPETFSYSFGDIIPMFAGKTLEWQPSSD